The following is a genomic window from Malus sylvestris chromosome 12, drMalSylv7.2, whole genome shotgun sequence.
GATGGTATTGCTGCAAGTTCAGCTGGCCCAAAACCTGTAATGAAAAGAGATCAATCTTTTGCTGCAGATATGTGGAAGGATGTCAAGTCTAGTGTTGAGGTGAAAAAAGATCACCTGCAACACAACTTCTTCACGTCTAAGGATTTATCCAGCCGAGTTACTCCTGGTGTGGTTCGGCAGTACAGATATTTTGTAGGGAGGTATAGCATCCATTTTTAAAGTTTCTTTTTTTAACATGCATAAGCTTCCATATtctgtctatttttttttaattttattttggtgtTACTACATAATTGAAGGTACCATACAATCCTCAAAAGCATGACCAGGTTTTCTAGTTTTCCGaaaaattgtgaattgaaaaGACTGGCCAGTGTTTCACCATTCCAGGGTGACATGTTTATCTTTCAGTTTTTCTGGAAATTCTGGAAAACCTTGAGTCGAAAAGGGCATTCTTTGATCATTTTTCAGCTTCATATTAGTACTCCTTTGGCTGTTAAAGTCTACGGACCGTTTTTAGTTTTAGCCTGAAATTCTTATAGGTAGTTTCTCTCAGGGTTGGTAAGCAGCGACTACGAGATGCCCAAATGCTGGCAGCTGATTACCTGATTCTATTACTCGCTGGAGCCATCTTAGGGACTCTTGGTAAAGTGAAGGATGAAACGTTTGGGGCCCATGGCTATATGTATACTGTCATTGCTGTTTGTAAGTTACAAACCGTTGGATAACTGTAACTTGCTGTTTCTTCGACTAGACAATTTTCTTATTGTCGGTCTTTGCTCACTTCTTATCatcttaatttttgttattgcagCACTGCTATGCAAAATTTCAGCATTGAGAACCTTTTCTCTGGACAAATTACAGTACTGGAGAGAGAGTGCATCCGGGATCAGCAGTCTGGCTCATTTTCTGTCCAAAGACACATTGGACCATTTCAATACAATCGTCAAGCCATTGGTTTATCTATCCATGTTCTACTTCTTTAACAACCCAAGGTCATCCTTTCAGGACAATTACGTTGTTTTGCTTTGCCTCGTCTACTGTGTGACGGGCATAGCTTATGCAATTGCCATCTACCTTGATCCTAGTCCTGCCCAACTGGTATAAACCGTAACATCAAGTTTACACATGTAAATTTTACATTTCCTCAAAAGCTAATCAATTCTACTTTCTCGTCCTCGGCTTATCTGCAGTGGTCCGTGCTTCTTCCTGTTGTTTCGACCCTCATTGCAAACCAAGCGAAAGATAATTTATTAGCGAAGCATGTAGCAAATTTTTGCTACACAAAGTGGGCACTAGAGGCTTTTTTCATTGCAAATGCTGAAAGGTTTGTTTCGATCCTTCCTCCTCTTTGTCGCGGTAGTTAGCGTGGTAACTTATGAATGCACACTCACTTACTAATCGACACCCACACGTCACTTGGTGCACACACATTTGTGGTCCATGCAACGCCCAACAATGTTGCAAGTTTTCTCCTGCATTATGTTAGCAATTTGGATGTCGATTTCCTCCTTCCTATTTTGCTCGTTTCTTGATCAGGTACTCCGGGGTGTGGCTGATCACTCGCTGCACCGCATTATCAAAACGAGGCTTCAACCTGGATGATTGGACACTTTGTCTGATCGTCCTCATCGCCATTGGCGTGCTTAGCCGTATTCTGGCTTTCATTCTGATGGTGACTTTCCAAAAGAAGTAGCGTTTTTGTGCACAAGTCAAATTTCAATAGCCTTGTAATTTGTATGATAGTCACTGATCAGAAGTGAAGCAAAAGATGTTTAGCAACAGGAATTGATGGCAGGCTAACTCTGTGACCAGAAACTGctatatatattcataaattATTACCAAATTTTCCTCAAGATTAAACCTATTTGTACAAAAGAGCCATTGAAGTTCATTATAGAAACATTATAAAAACCAGTCTTGTGTACATTTTAATTCTGAGAGCCAATGGAAATATACAAACTAGTGATGTAGAAATCACATTTACATCTCATTTTACATTTTCTGAACGTGTGAATGTTTGTTTTACTCTAACGGGAGAGATGTAAGTTTaagattttatttatacttcTCTCTTTGTTTGGTGGGGTTCACCTCCAAAGGATATaaagaaaaatgcaaatttaTTGTGAAATGTAGTGTGAATGTCACACATGGGTTTGTGTAAGAAAGGTAGCCAAAGTGGACTTTGATGAGCATTAGATGAAAATGTCATAGCTAGGtgaaatattttcttcttttatgtAAGAATTTGTCGGATTAAACTCCTATAAATAGAGGCATGTCTGTAACTTGATTACAACACATCAGATCAAAATTGAAAAGCGACAATACCACCATCTCCTCCTCTCTTTGTTTATATCTTTTGTGTGATACATTTTTATTTACATCTTCCGCAAGAAGATGAATATTGTACGTTCCGTCATTGGAGTGTTTttaagcaacaaaaaaaaatgtaagacTCTACCATATGACTTGGCCAAAATTTGAGCTCATAGTTGATTcaaaacctctcatttacaagccTCTTAATTCGATAAGTATAATGTCTATATATGACAATCAGAATCGTGAGTTTAACGAACTTTGCTTCAATTCCTCCATACGCGCGCGCAACACGTATCCATGAACAGCAGAAACCCCCCCAACAAAGTAAATAGACCGAGACTATGAAGTCAGCGTTTCGAAACGCCCACTCTCTCTTCCgctccctaaaccctaaccctaaccctcaCCTCACCTCGCTTCTCCTCCCTCTCCGTCTCACACTCCTCACCCCACCCTCACCTCCGTCCCTCAGACCCCAAACATTTCCCTCCCTCTCCGCCACTCTCTCCTCCGCGTCGATGCCTGGCGGCGAACCCCTCACGCCTCCCCCGCTGGATAAGCAGTTCGAGGACTTCCGAGCTCAGCTTGAAGAGTCCGGGACCTTGCGCGAGCGCATTCGAGCTGTGGTTATGGAGATCGAGTCCACCACAAGGCTAATGCACTCCGGCCTCCTCCTAGTTCACCAGTCTCGCTCCACTCCCGGTAATCTCCTCGAATTTGCTTAATCGAAATAATTAAGGCTAATGCGATGACTAATTTTCGTCGTTTTACGATTTAATTTCGAAAGCAGAGGTTTTGGAGAAGCCGAAGGGACAGATTGGCGTGCTGAAGGAGCTCTACAATCGGCTCGCTGAAGTCGTGCGTGAATCTCCTGGGCAGTACTATAGGTTAGTGACGGGGACATTGTTGGGAATTTTGAATTTCGGGTTGGTTTTTTGGGACTGGAATTGATGTGTTTTGTGTGGGTTTAGATATCATGGTGACTGGAGGACTGAGACGCAGACTGTGGTTTCACTGCTTGCGTTTATGCACTGGTTGGAGACAGGGACTCTTTTGTTGCACACTGAAGCTGAAGGAAAACTTGGACGTACGTTTCGACTCTCTGTCATTGTTCATGGTTATATGTTTATTAGTTTGTATAATCTGAGCGGAATTTTGATGTTTCCTGCATCGTTTATATATGTAAGTATCAGTTTTGTGAAATCAATGCGTAATTTTGTTGACAAATGGATTTCAAACCAATGGATTGGGGTACTTTTTCGTTATTAGAGAGCAGCCCATGTTCAGGGTTTTTCATcgataaatttaaaattcagATTTCAGATTGATTTTAATCTGAGTATAAACTAGTGCATTGGCTGTGCCAGACTTAGGATTTTGCCCATTCCTAGTGCCATCGTACTAGTAATCTAGACTCGGATTAAGATCTGTAACttgatttttaaataattgatgTTGGACCTCCCGGTTATGGAAAAACCTGATTAGCATCATGTCACAAACAAGTTGTCTTGTAATGAAAACCTGGGAGGTCCAACACCCGAACTTGGATCCATGACGAGTAGCAAGAGTGACAAGAATCTCCCAATATCTAATAAAGTATAAAACCTTGAGGCAGGGTCTTGTTATGTAGTGACGTCAGTTACAAAATATGAGATCCGTGACTGCCCATAATGTGTTGTGCTcactctttattttttattttgtaatctgATATAGCTACTAATTTTGCAGTGAACGATTCAGAATTTTGTCTGGATGTTGAAGACTATCTTGTTGGTGAGTGTTGTAAGATTTCTTTGTTCATGATTGCATTATAGTTTCTATGAAACAAGCCAAACAGTTCGTATTGCCATATGAGGTTTTGTGATCAATACGGACAGGCACAAGATTTCCTTTCATAGATATTTCACGGTTTTGTTACATTCTATGAACAACAGCAACATAAACACAAATTTATGATTCAAGTTAGCCTAGGTACTCTTCTTATCTGCGCTCGTTTATATTATGTGTGTAGGTTGTCACCTTGCGTAACATTTGTTGCTAATCTCTTTTAAATAGACACTGATATGGAAACTTTTCTCATATTGCAGGTATTTGTTTCATGTCCAACGAATTGGTAAGAAGTTTTTGGAAATTACAAAGTCTTCTGTGCTTATTCAAACTAAGCCCAAGTGTTGACATTGTTGTCTTGAGCTTGATTCTAGTAAAATATTAGACATGATGAGAAAATATGACAGTGTTTTACTTGGAGAGGCATATAGTTGAATACAGAGACATAGAATGTAATTCTAGACAGATGCTATTCATATAAGTAATCTGTGGGATATATTTGTTTATTGATTGTCGTATCTCAAGAAAAATTGATAAATTTGCACTGAAAGAGGCTCATTATTCTGTGCATTGTTGCAGCCGAGGTACGTGGTTAACCAAGTGACTGCTGGGGACTATGACTGTCCAAGAAAGGTGCTTAAGTTTTTGACAGATCTTCATGCAGCCTTCCGTATGCTTAATCTCCGGAATGACTTTTTGCGCAAGAAATTTGATGGTATGCTACTCATTTTAACCCTACTTATAGATTGTCGTGTTTTCCATTCAACCCTTGACAGACGTCAtgattttttaacattttttgcATCCCACTTGCATTAATCATTTCTCACATGCGGCAGGTATGAAGTATGACCTGAGAAGGGTTGAAGAAGTTTACTACGATGTTAAGATCAGAGGCTTGACAGCCAATGGTGCTCCTGTGGAAGACCAAGGACCCCAAGGACCGCCATAAATTGCAAAAGGTGTATACTTCCTCTTCGTTTTCCAGGGAGACAGATGGCCCAAGAGGAGGGTTTCGTGTCACATACTGCAGTCGAATTTGTAAAGCTTAGAATGGAGAATGGAAGAAAGGAAACCATAAACCAATGCCTTGCTTCTGGTGTCATGTTTTTTACTTCTGTGTAATCCGAAAACAATGAAACAACGTCGAGGAACAATGAAGGTTTAGATTTAAGAGTCCATCAGTTTGTTCAGTTTGTGAGTTCGTTTTTCCGTACTCTTACCATAATGTGGAGAAAATCTTATGTGCAACCGAGTGT
Proteins encoded in this region:
- the LOC126594062 gene encoding uncharacterized protein LOC126594062, producing MKSAFRNAHSLFRSLNPNPNPHLTSLLLPLRLTLLTPPSPPSLRPQTFPSLSATLSSASMPGGEPLTPPPLDKQFEDFRAQLEESGTLRERIRAVVMEIESTTRLMHSGLLLVHQSRSTPEVLEKPKGQIGVLKELYNRLAEVVRESPGQYYRYHGDWRTETQTVVSLLAFMHWLETGTLLLHTEAEGKLGLNDSEFCLDVEDYLVGICFMSNELPRYVVNQVTAGDYDCPRKVLKFLTDLHAAFRMLNLRNDFLRKKFDGMKYDLRRVEEVYYDVKIRGLTANGAPVEDQGPQGPP